A window of the Sabethes cyaneus chromosome 1, idSabCyanKW18_F2, whole genome shotgun sequence genome harbors these coding sequences:
- the LOC128745669 gene encoding uncharacterized protein LOC128745669, with protein MATEKVLSWWWCTATDTFTFKISPRINAELLQGGIVPTKRQILSTLMTIYDPLGFLAHFLVFLKILQQEIWRNGTLLKESIVGGPLTQEEFEKAELFILQSVQDSKFDKEKALLLKPKPLAWKNVLPKSSSLYKLSPFIDGDGLLRIKDRIDECAHVEECTKHPILLSKQHPVTDLIIASIHQKLCPMNHQTMLNEIRRRFYVPGLKSAYNRVRERFQLCKLRPKPRRCLVYRSGVCKPSVVLSATLASTTSGQCTLLSRYPSADSDRGANFIGASRELKEALQQVNQDKLMEYFVTPDTKWSFNPPASPHFGGVWERLVQSVKKALKHLQVTRTSTDEILRNTLTEIELIINSRPLTELPLNDEFLQALTPNDLLMGSSDGSKPPIANDDSSCAVKHTWKMSQVYTNRFWRRWIAEFLPTLTRKTKWFNRAKPIAEGDIVVIVDDISGSNKKVL; from the exons ATGGCGACGGAGAAAGTTCTTAGCTGGTGGTGGTGTACTGCGACCGATACGTTCACCTTCAAGATATCTCCGAGAATCAACGCCGAGCTACTGCAAGGCGGCATCGTTCCAACGAAAAGACAAATTCTAAGTACGCTAATGACGATCTACGATCCACTGggttttctggcgcacttcctaGTGTTCCTGAAGATATTGCAGCAGGAAATCTGGCGGAATGGT ACGCTGTTGAAGGAGTCTATCGTTGGCGGACCTCTAACGCAAGAGGAATTTGAGAAGGCAGAGCTCTTCATCCTCCAGTCGGTGCAAGATTCGAAGTTCGATAAAGAAAAAGCCCTGCTGCTGAAGCCGAAACCGTTAGCCTGGAAGAACGTGTTGCCGAAGAGTAGTTCGTTGTACAAACTTAGCCCATTCATCGATGGAGATGGACTGTTGCGAATTAAAGATCGCATAGATGAATGCGCACATGTGGAGGAGTGCACAAAGCATCCAATCCTGTTGTCCAAGCAACATCCGGTCACGGACCTTATCATAGCCAGTATCCATCAGAAGCTCTGTCCCATGAATCATCAGACAATGCTCAACGAGATCCGGCGCAGATTCTACGTTCCAGGACTGAAATCGGCCTACAATCGTGTTCGAGAACGATTCCAGCTCTGCAAGCTCCGTCCGAAGCCCCGGAGATGTCTGGTCTACCGTTCGGGCGTTTGCAAGCCTTCTGTCGTCCTTTCTGCTACGTTGGCATCGACTACTTCGGGCCAATGCACGTTGTTGTCG AGGTACCCCAGTGCAGATAGCGATCGCGGCGCCAACTTCATCGGAGCTAGTCGCGAGCTGAAGGAAGCCTTACAGCAAGTGAACCAGGACAAACTGATGGAATATTTCGTCACACCTGATACGAAATGGTCGTTCAACCCGCCCGCATCACCACATTTTGGCGGAGTCTGGGAACGCCTCGTTCAATCCGTGAAGAAAGCCTTGAAGCACCTCCAAGTCACCCGCACATCCACTGACGAAATACTAAGAAACACACTCACTGAAATCGAGCTTATTATCAACTCCCGACCTCTGACCGAATTACCGCTTAACGATGAGTTTTTACAAGCGCTCACTCCGAATGATCTCTTGATGGGTTCGTCAGACGGTTCAAAGCCCCCGATCGCGAACGACGACAGCAGCTGCGCCGTGAAGCACACCTGGAAGATGTCCCAGGTTTATACCAACCGATTTTGGCGTCGTTGGATAGCTGAGTTCCTGCCCACACTTACACGGAAGACGAAGTGGTTCAACCGAGCCAAACCGATCGCCGAAGGAGATATCGTTGTCATTGTAGAcgaca TTTCCGgctcaaacaaaaaagttttgtGA
- the LOC128743027 gene encoding sorting nexin-12: protein MMAESDNTADATRRLNVKKQTLDDAYAIPANFLEIDVVNPMTTLTAGKKRYTDYEVRMRTNLPVFKVKESSVRRRYSDFEWLRNELERDSKIVVPPLPGKAWKRQMPFRGDDGIFDENFIEERRKGLEQFVNKIAGHPLAQNERCLHMFLQEPTIDKNYVPGKIRNT, encoded by the exons ATGATGGCTGAATCGGATAACACTGCGGACGCAACGAGACGGCTCAATGTAAAAAAGCAAACCTTAGATGATGCCTATGCGATTCCGGCGAATTTCCTGGAAATAGACGTCGTCAACCCCATGACTACACTGACGGCTGGGAAGAAGCGGTATACAGACTACGAAGTCCGGATGCGG ACCAATCTACCCGTCTTCAAGGTTAAGGAATCCAGCGTACGTAGACGATATAGTGACTTTGAATGGTTACGAAATGAACTAGAACGCGACAGCAAG ATTGTGGTACCACCCCTACCAGGAAAAGCATGGAAACGTCAAATGCCGTTCCGTGGTGACGATGGTATCTTTGATGAAAATTTCATTGAGGAACGGCGAAAGGGACTGGAACAATTCGTCAATAAGATCGCAGGTCACCCGTTGGCCCAAAATGAACGCTGTCTACATATGTTTCTACAAGAGCCAACCATCGACAAAAACTACGTGCCAGGCAAGATTCGGAATACGTAA